In Arthrobacter sp. QXT-31, one genomic interval encodes:
- a CDS encoding UDP-N-acetylglucosamine 1-carboxyvinyltransferase, which yields MNSQATADFGALVRHARFEKGWSQEQLAAEIGTTSVTIQNIEESSIPPSPKVLQRMETIFGRSFVSLERGAKPKLTHLRVLGGRPLSGAVDVNSSKNASVALLCASLLNRGTTTLRKIARIEEVNRIVELLTSIGVKCRWLNSNDLQIRRPAVLDLASMDTEAARRTRSVIMLLGPLLDESTSYRLPYAGGCDLGTRTVEPHMQALKEFGLRVEAHAGSYLVEGPEPDLLDRSFVLTERGDTVTENAIMAAAQREGTTTIRNASSNYMVQDLCFYLQTLNIDVTGIGSTTLTIRGRSRIDVDVEYWPSEDPIEAMSLLTAGIVTNSEVTIRRVPIEFMEIELSTLEHMGFKYDKSNEYTAKNGRTRLVDITTLPSRLRAAADKIHPMPFPGLNIDNLPFFAVIAACAEGATLIHDWVYENRAIYLTELNRLGAGVRLLDPHRIDVTGPTKWRSAEIGCPPALRPAACLLLAMLAAKGTSELRNIYVIERGYEDLAERLNTIGAAIEYFQD from the coding sequence ATGAACTCGCAAGCAACTGCAGATTTCGGTGCACTCGTGCGACACGCACGCTTCGAAAAGGGATGGTCGCAAGAACAGCTTGCTGCTGAAATAGGCACCACTAGCGTCACAATACAAAACATAGAAGAAAGCAGCATCCCACCCAGCCCAAAGGTGTTGCAGCGTATGGAAACTATTTTCGGCCGCAGCTTTGTCTCGCTTGAACGAGGCGCCAAGCCGAAGCTCACTCACCTGCGCGTTCTCGGTGGACGCCCGCTCTCCGGAGCCGTAGATGTGAATTCCAGCAAAAACGCAAGTGTAGCCCTGTTGTGCGCTAGCCTACTCAACAGAGGCACCACGACTCTCCGAAAAATTGCTCGCATCGAAGAAGTCAACAGGATCGTTGAGCTTCTTACTAGCATCGGGGTGAAATGCCGATGGCTAAATTCCAATGACCTGCAGATCCGCCGCCCAGCGGTGCTGGATCTGGCGTCGATGGACACCGAAGCGGCGCGTAGAACGCGTAGCGTGATCATGCTGCTCGGACCGCTCCTGGACGAAAGTACATCCTACCGCTTGCCCTATGCCGGGGGTTGTGACCTCGGCACTCGGACCGTAGAACCGCACATGCAGGCCCTTAAAGAATTCGGCCTGCGGGTCGAAGCCCATGCCGGATCGTACCTAGTAGAGGGGCCAGAGCCCGATCTCCTAGATAGGAGCTTCGTGCTTACAGAACGTGGCGACACCGTTACCGAAAACGCAATAATGGCGGCCGCGCAACGTGAGGGCACCACGACGATCAGAAATGCCAGTTCTAACTATATGGTGCAAGATCTCTGCTTTTATTTGCAGACACTTAACATTGATGTAACTGGCATAGGCAGCACCACTTTGACAATCCGCGGTCGTTCGCGTATCGACGTCGATGTAGAGTACTGGCCGTCCGAAGACCCCATCGAGGCCATGAGTCTCCTCACGGCCGGCATAGTCACAAATTCCGAGGTGACAATTCGGCGCGTTCCCATCGAGTTCATGGAGATCGAGCTCAGCACACTTGAACATATGGGCTTTAAATACGATAAATCCAATGAATACACGGCTAAAAACGGGCGAACACGGCTCGTTGACATCACCACCCTGCCGTCGAGGCTGCGAGCGGCGGCCGACAAGATTCATCCCATGCCGTTTCCAGGACTCAACATCGACAACCTTCCCTTCTTTGCCGTCATTGCCGCCTGCGCTGAAGGAGCGACCTTGATTCACGACTGGGTCTATGAAAATCGTGCTATTTATCTAACCGAGTTAAATAGGCTAGGAGCGGGAGTTCGCCTCTTAGATCCTCACAGGATCGACGTGACAGGCCCGACAAAATGGCGGTCAGCGGAAATTGGTTGTCCACCGGCTCTGCGCCCGGCGGCGTGCCTCCTATTGGCCATGCTGGCAGCCAAGGGCACTTCTGAGCTGAGGAATATTTATGTTATTGAACGAGGCTATGAAGACCTTGCAGAGCGGCTTAACACTATTGGTGCAGCCATTGAGTACTTCCAAGATTAG
- a CDS encoding polysaccharide biosynthesis tyrosine autokinase, translating into MEPKDYLALMRRSWLLITCLALLGLLGGGASALLVKPTYESETQLFVAIQNSGSVQELQQGNTFSQARVQSYVKTVATPAVLQPVIDSLGLSESPLQLAERVKATSDLNTVLITIAVEDSSPVQAAAIAQATGTSLIKVVDSLERSDKTSESPVKLSVVTPAVAPTTAISPNTKLSLSLGLMGGLVVGLGAAVLRHRLDNRIGGESDLRAITDSPILGGISFESEAKGRPLITQIAGQSPRAESFRQLRTNLQFATVGQKSAAVLVTSSLPGEGKTTTATNLAIALSQAGQSVVLVDADLRRPMVSEYLGLERNVGLTTVLIGTAELNDVLQPWGDDNLYVVSSGRIPPNPSELLGSEAMVQVIKRLEATFDVVIIDSPPLLPVTDATVLSQSVGGVILVVDSKNTTQASVQRSLQSLSMVDANLLGVVLNRLPVKGPDSYGYSYPAYAARTDEAMQTSVSPTESGWAGRRRAKRDGRSAAKVESEPASPGQDVAAETLYDEAMNSRSRSATRFPSRGR; encoded by the coding sequence TTGGAACCGAAGGACTATCTTGCGCTCATGCGCCGAAGTTGGCTGTTAATTACGTGCCTCGCCCTTCTGGGATTGCTCGGAGGGGGAGCCTCGGCTCTGCTGGTGAAGCCAACTTACGAATCTGAGACGCAGCTTTTTGTAGCCATACAAAACTCAGGATCTGTTCAGGAGCTACAACAAGGTAACACCTTTAGCCAAGCTCGAGTTCAGTCGTATGTAAAGACGGTCGCTACGCCCGCTGTATTGCAACCGGTCATCGACAGCCTTGGATTGTCGGAGTCGCCGCTGCAGCTTGCCGAACGGGTGAAAGCAACCTCCGATCTCAACACTGTTCTCATCACCATCGCCGTCGAGGATTCTTCTCCGGTGCAGGCCGCTGCGATAGCTCAGGCCACGGGAACGAGTCTCATCAAGGTGGTGGATTCACTCGAACGTTCCGACAAGACGTCCGAATCTCCGGTCAAGCTCTCAGTAGTAACACCAGCCGTGGCCCCAACTACCGCGATAAGTCCGAACACGAAGCTGAGCCTGAGCCTAGGACTAATGGGAGGCCTAGTTGTTGGACTTGGCGCGGCAGTTCTTCGGCATCGCCTGGACAACAGGATTGGAGGAGAGTCCGATCTGCGAGCCATTACTGACTCGCCCATTCTCGGTGGTATCTCCTTTGAGTCGGAGGCGAAAGGCAGGCCGCTGATCACGCAAATCGCTGGTCAGAGCCCACGCGCGGAGTCATTCAGACAGTTGCGGACCAATCTCCAGTTCGCGACCGTGGGCCAGAAGTCGGCGGCAGTTCTTGTCACTTCATCGCTTCCAGGTGAAGGTAAGACCACAACTGCCACCAACTTGGCCATTGCTCTTTCACAAGCGGGTCAATCTGTCGTCCTCGTCGACGCCGATTTGCGGCGCCCAATGGTGTCAGAGTACTTAGGCCTAGAACGCAACGTAGGGTTGACTACGGTTCTTATCGGAACAGCTGAACTCAATGATGTTTTGCAGCCGTGGGGTGACGACAACCTTTATGTTGTTTCGTCCGGTCGGATTCCTCCCAATCCAAGCGAGCTCTTGGGTTCGGAAGCTATGGTGCAGGTGATAAAAAGACTCGAAGCTACCTTCGACGTCGTGATTATTGATTCCCCGCCTCTGCTGCCGGTTACAGATGCCACCGTCCTGTCTCAGAGCGTCGGCGGGGTGATTTTGGTTGTGGACAGCAAGAACACGACGCAGGCGAGTGTCCAACGTTCACTGCAGTCGCTGAGTATGGTCGATGCGAACTTGCTTGGAGTTGTCCTGAACCGTCTCCCTGTGAAAGGTCCAGATTCTTACGGGTACAGCTACCCGGCATATGCAGCACGGACGGATGAGGCCATGCAGACTAGCGTTTCGCCGACAGAGTCGGGATGGGCGGGGCGTCGCCGCGCTAAGAGGGATGGTCGTTCGGCGGCAAAGGTTGAATCAGAACCGGCCAGCCCAGGGCAAGACGTGGCAGCCGAAACCCTTTATGACGAGGCGATGAATAGTAGAAGCCGGTCGGCGACCAGATTTCCCAGCAGGGGCCGTTAG
- a CDS encoding WecB/TagA/CpsF family glycosyltransferase, giving the protein MSGASLIYADGVGPVLLGRVRGGRLGRSATTDIAPAILERWAAEGDLPRIALLGGPEGLAAAAGQALEDRGLGRAVYAESGFQDDYSDVLAKIRAIRPDVLFVGMGAPREMEWCERYLGELPSCVVITCGGWFGFLTGKERRAPRVVQAFGGEWIWRLAQSPRRLMGRYGRGLMIVLKELSSGRG; this is encoded by the coding sequence ATGTCGGGTGCCTCACTCATTTATGCCGATGGCGTTGGGCCTGTGCTGCTCGGTCGAGTGCGAGGGGGGCGTTTGGGGCGTTCCGCGACCACTGACATTGCACCTGCCATCTTAGAGCGATGGGCGGCTGAGGGCGATCTCCCCCGCATCGCGCTCCTCGGAGGCCCCGAAGGTCTGGCCGCAGCCGCTGGACAAGCGTTAGAAGACCGGGGACTTGGCCGGGCAGTATATGCCGAAAGTGGCTTTCAAGATGACTACAGTGATGTCCTTGCAAAAATTCGAGCTATCCGACCCGATGTCCTATTCGTCGGAATGGGCGCCCCTCGTGAAATGGAGTGGTGCGAACGGTACCTCGGGGAACTACCATCCTGCGTTGTTATTACGTGTGGAGGATGGTTTGGCTTCCTGACGGGGAAGGAACGCCGTGCGCCGCGAGTGGTACAAGCCTTTGGGGGGGAATGGATTTGGCGGCTGGCTCAGAGCCCCAGACGACTGATGGGGCGGTACGGCAGAGGTCTGATGATAGTTCTGAAGGAGCTTAGCTCTGGCAGAGGTTAA
- a CDS encoding O-antigen ligase family protein, giving the protein MQRLASSVALAASAFVAGGVTGLGLPTAIAIFGGIGFISLLVRKPIFGASSVILVTLCIGAFDPPRIGGVTVVNICLALCLATLLVQDSVGRLDRKIIRWPVWSLMFGVVILISPTDVSELSGLSTPLLTAAVAYLLLKKGPSSVLWVLGLAGLFHAGIGFYESLTHTSIIYTGWKDQTAADVGGIRRAASTIGDPNYLGVTLLCAVPGVAFVTRNWTRFSKTAMWTVYGLSFVLTFSRGAFLGAVLAACFFASRKYSHLLRPSRLAAIGLGALSIALLLAYSPVGQPLIERFSGVDASTRSRSILQAAAFEILKENWLSGLGIGNLQTHLAPLAHALVPLNAFGVSAFLPQTDPLNTYLLVGAEGGIVGLGLVIAIILAGIARTMRTALGVASTLVGISATAATLDLIQAPVMWCFIVLALHIHQSPKESAAACPPRSDDTFHGPALSPSRQSS; this is encoded by the coding sequence ATGCAGAGACTGGCAAGCTCCGTTGCCTTGGCAGCCTCGGCGTTCGTGGCGGGCGGGGTGACCGGTTTGGGGCTGCCCACGGCCATCGCAATATTCGGTGGCATCGGCTTTATCTCTCTGCTGGTGAGAAAGCCTATTTTCGGCGCCAGCTCAGTTATCTTGGTGACCCTGTGCATCGGCGCGTTCGATCCCCCACGAATAGGCGGCGTAACCGTAGTAAACATTTGTTTAGCGTTGTGTCTTGCCACGCTACTTGTTCAGGACAGCGTGGGTCGTCTAGACAGGAAGATCATTCGTTGGCCCGTGTGGTCACTGATGTTTGGCGTTGTCATTCTGATAAGTCCAACTGACGTATCAGAGCTATCGGGACTTTCAACTCCTCTACTTACCGCCGCCGTGGCCTACTTGCTATTGAAAAAAGGACCATCCTCGGTGCTTTGGGTGCTTGGACTCGCAGGCCTCTTTCATGCAGGCATAGGATTTTACGAAAGCCTAACGCACACGTCCATAATCTACACGGGGTGGAAGGATCAAACGGCCGCTGACGTCGGAGGAATCCGGCGAGCAGCGTCTACAATCGGCGACCCTAACTATCTGGGCGTCACGCTACTCTGTGCGGTTCCTGGTGTTGCTTTCGTGACACGCAACTGGACCCGGTTTTCAAAGACGGCAATGTGGACCGTTTATGGCCTCTCATTTGTACTCACTTTTTCTCGTGGTGCTTTTTTAGGAGCCGTGTTGGCGGCTTGTTTCTTTGCATCTCGGAAATACTCGCATTTGTTGCGCCCATCGCGCCTGGCGGCTATTGGACTAGGTGCCCTATCAATTGCCTTACTATTGGCTTATTCCCCTGTTGGCCAGCCCTTGATCGAGAGGTTCTCCGGGGTCGACGCTAGCACACGGTCTAGGTCAATTCTGCAGGCAGCCGCATTTGAGATTTTAAAAGAAAATTGGTTAAGCGGCCTAGGCATCGGAAATCTTCAAACACATCTTGCGCCATTGGCGCACGCGCTCGTACCGCTAAATGCGTTCGGCGTCAGCGCATTTCTACCGCAAACCGACCCCCTAAACACGTACTTATTGGTGGGTGCAGAGGGCGGCATCGTGGGGCTCGGACTGGTCATCGCCATAATCCTGGCGGGTATTGCCCGAACAATGCGTACCGCTCTAGGCGTAGCTTCAACTCTTGTCGGAATATCGGCAACTGCAGCCACGCTCGACCTTATCCAAGCGCCGGTGATGTGGTGCTTCATAGTTCTTGCCCTTCACATCCATCAATCGCCTAAGGAATCCGCAGCAGCCTGTCCGCCACGCTCGGACGACACTTTCCACGGCCCCGCACTCAGCCCTTCAAGGCAATCAAGTTGA